In the genome of Nyctibius grandis isolate bNycGra1 chromosome 18, bNycGra1.pri, whole genome shotgun sequence, one region contains:
- the LOC137671835 gene encoding kelch-like protein 34, which produces MSYFLSYCKAHCTAVLAQYQTLRSEGFLCDIVLKVKENEFPAHKSLLACCSDYFRAMFKSYTKESKASVIHLQGVSPAGLQHILDFIYTSLLPLSFESLEDTLEAASYLQVTDAIGLCNQYLVNNLALENCCFSANVARKFYLPDALAATEKYIVNNLWKLLDLDLSGLLELNFVSLLGVVESPDLPMVKETHLLNLVLLWLKQDKSRLAHTSSLLEHIRYGLIPMEELRKTYTQSEVPLSAGIKCLIIKAINYHTSVFKQPVLQDKSTTLRNQKTQIILLGGGTASEGLVTDVVAFDVYNHKWRVLTQVRDRVQNHSVCMVGNFLYVLGGEIESGALGDAKTEMLSVTNKVHRYDPRFNTWTQIIGMLEKRCQFSCCVLGKDIFAIGGRGEDGSLHSSVEVYNISRDRWTKARELPCKIHGHASAICKNTIYISGGKYSDPANTSKDVYSLSSLEGQWMKQAPMSVARFGHQMATIREAIFTFLGLYEPFSEIERYDPDQNQWTRLRPLIYDRFCYGLAVVEETALLIGGKKWQNSREVPTQDVVGYDIDNDGWEEICKAPVPWCGLQCAVLQLSELADEQDSKSQQKRPPNC; this is translated from the coding sequence ATGAGCTATTTCCTTTCCTACTGCAAAGCACACTGCACCGCCGTGCTCGCCCAGTACCAGACCCTGAGATCAGAGGGCTTTCTGTGTGATATTGTGCtgaaagtgaaggaaaatgaGTTTCCTGCACACAAGTCCTTGCTGGCATGCTGCAGCGACTATTTCCGAGCCATGTTCAAAAGTTATACCAAAGAGTCTAAAGCCAGTGTAATTCACCTGCAAGGTGTCTCACCTGCTGGTCTCCAGCACATCCTGGATTTCATTTACACTTCCTTGTTGCCCCTTTCCTTTGAAAGCCTGGAAGATACCTTGGAAGCTGCAAGCTACTTGCAAGTGACTGATGCTATTGGCTTGTGTAACCAGTATTTAGTTAACAATCTTGCCTTGgaaaactgctgcttctccGCCAATGTGGCCAGGAAGTTCTACCTGCCGGACGCCCtagcagcaacagaaaaatacattgtcaATAATCTCTGGAAGCTGCTGGACTTGGATTTGTCAGGACTGCTTGAGCTGAACTTCGTGTCTTTGCTAGGAGTGGTTGAATCACCAGATCTCCCCATGGTGAAAGAAACCCACCTGCTGAATcttgtgctgctgtggctgaagCAGGATAAATCCAGGCTGGCTCACACAAGCAGCCTTTTAGAGCACATAAGATATGGCCTCATCCCGATGGAAGAGCTGAGAAAAACCTACACACAGTCAGAAGTGCCCCTCTCTGCAGGTATTAAGTGCTTAATCATTAAAGCAATTAATTACCATACCTCTGTTTTCAAACAGCCTGTCCTGCAGGATAAGTCCACCACTCTGAGGAACCAGAAAACTCAGATCATTCTGCTGGGGGGAGGGACAGCAAGTGAGGGGCTTGTCACTGATGTGGTGGCCTTCGACGTTTACAATCACAAATGGCGAGTTCTCACACAGGTGCGGGACAGGGTGCAAAACCACAGCGTGTGTATGGTGGGGAACTTCCTCTACGTCTTGGGTGGGGAAATCGAAAGTGGTGCCCTGGGTGACGCTAAAACCGAGATGTTATCGGTTACGAACAAGGTCCATCGTTACGATCCGAGATTTAACACGTGGACCCAGATCATTGGCATGCTGGAAAAGAGATGCCAGTTCTCTTGTTGTGTCCTAGGCAAGGATATCTTTGCCATTGGTGGAAGGGGTGAGGATGGGTCGCTGCATTCGTCTGTGGAAGTCTACAACATCAGCAGGGACAGATGGACGAAGGCCAGGGAATTGCCATGCAAGATACATGGCCATGCCAGTGCCATCTGCAAGAATACTATATACATCTCGGGTGGCAAGTACTCAGACCCAGCCAACACAAGCAAGGACGTATATTCTCTGAGCTCACTTGAAGGGCAGTGGATGAAACAAGCTCCCATGAGCGTTGCTCGGTTTGGGCATCAGATGGCAACAATCAGAGAAGCCATATTCACCTTTTTAGGATTATATGAACCATTCTCTGAAATAGAAAGATACGACCCTGATCAAAACCAATGGACTCGGTTAAGGCCGCTGATCTATGATCGATTTTGCTATGGCCTGGCAGTGGTAGAGGAAACGGCTCTTCTTATCGGGGGAAAGAAATGGCAAAACTCACGGGAAGTCCCCACGCAAGACGTGGTTGGCTACGACATCGACAATGATGGCTGGGAAGAGATCTGCAAAGCCCCCGTGCCTTGGTGTGGGCTGCAGTGCGCGGTGCTGCAACTCTCTGAGCTGGCCGATGAGCAGGACAGCAAGAGCCAGCAGAAGAGGCCGCCAAACTGCTGA